In Salvelinus namaycush isolate Seneca chromosome 16, SaNama_1.0, whole genome shotgun sequence, the sequence tttaagttcatcggtgtacacatcacggacaaactgaattggtccattaacacagacagcgttgtgaagaaggcgcagcagcgcctcttcaacctcaggaggctgaagaaattcggcttgtcaccaaaagcactcacaaacttctacagatgcacaatcgagagcatcctggcgggctgtatcaccgcctggtacggcaactgctccacccacaaccgtaaggctctccagagggtagtgaggtctgcacaacgcatcaccgggggcaaactacctgccctccaggacacctacaccacccgatgtcacaggaaggccataaagatcatcaaggacaacaaccacccaagccactgcctgttcacccagctatcatccagaaggcgaggtcagtacaggtgcatcaaagcagggaccgagagactgaaaaacagcttctatctcaaggccatcagactgttaaacagccaccactatcATTtcgtggctgctgccaacatactgactcaactccagccactttaataatgggaattgatggaaattatgtaaaaatgtaccactagccactttaaacaatgccacttaatataatgtttacataccctacattactcatctcatatgtatatgtatatactgtactctatatcatctactgcatcttgccatctttatgtaatacatgtatcactagccactttaaactatgccactttatgtttacataccctacattactcatctcatatgtatatactgtactctatcatctactgcatcttgccatctttatgtaatacatgtatcactagccactttaaactatgccactttatgtttacataccttacattactcatctcatatgtatatactgtactctataccatctactgcatcttgcctatgccgttctgtaccatcactcattcatatatctttatgtacatattctttcacttgtgtgtataaggtagtagttgtggaattgttaggttagattacttgttggttattactgcattgtcggaactagaagcacaagcatttcgctacactcgcattaacatctgctaaccatgtgtatgtgacaaatacattttttatttgatttgacaatGTGGCGAAGAAGATGAAactgcgcctcttcaacctcaggaggctgaagaaatgtgtcttgaccctcacaaacttcgacagatgcaccattgagagcatcctgttgggctgtatcaccacctggtatggaaaAAACCGCcggactctccagagggtggaaCACTCCCTACCCTCCAGGATATCTACAGCACCCGGGGTCACATGAAGGCCAAGAAGaccatcaaggacctcagccacctgagccacggcctgttcaccctccTTCTAGAGGGAGGAGACAGTTCACTACCTTCTAGAaggaggagacagtacaggtgcatcaacacTAGGGCCGAGAGACTGATTAaaagcttctatctccaggccatcagactgttaaacagtcaccactgtCCAGCCTTCGCCCAgcaccctgccctgaaccttagtcactgttactagccggctaccaccaggtactctaccctgcaccttagaaacCTCTTTGCCCTGTGTACacagtcattgaacactggtcactttagtaatgtttacatactgttttacccactttatttgtatatactgtattccggactctgacattgctcgttctgatatatatatttttttaataaaaaaaaaaaacttttgggATTATGTGCGTATTGTTTTGTATTCTGGATTGTTttgtatactgtctatacacaccatcatatatgGTGTGTTTATATTATATATACCCGACTGGGCTACTGCAGGCTTCCATTAGCAACTAAACATACATCTGGTATaatataaataaacaaaaatgtaCACGAAGATTGTCATTTTTCCATTCACTAAcgggggatcctgttttctgcaaACAAGGCCTGCGTGACAGAGGGCAGTCATTCTCCACTGGAACCACCTTGCCTTTACTCATAGGCCTGGCCAGTAGGTAGTATCTGTGGACTCGTCTAGTGTCTTTGGTAAACTGCTGTGTGTATCTGTGAACGATAGGGGGCAGCAGAGTCATAGCTATGTGGTTGTTCTTCATGATAACTCAGAAATTGGCATTATACTCAACAGCAGTTACACAGAATTACCCATGACACACTGCCTGGGTTTTCAGATCTTTATCTGTATGTACTTATTGATATTGTAATCTTGCATTTTGAAGTACATATTGTTTTTGGAAGGGACCTTATTCAACCACATGGTCACATGCTGATGAGTACATTATCTCGATCTAACAATTAGAACTATGAAGTAAATTGGAATGTTAAAACTGACCAAAATACGCAACTTGTAGCTACATATTCCCATGTTCAATGTGCTTGATAACAAGGCAGACAAAGTTTCTATAGCTAGTCTGGTAATATTTGCTATCAGAtagctatctaatgttagctatcaTAGCAACATGCTTTATACAGTAGTTCAGGATTAGATTTAATCTGGGTCCAGGATCCCTgtccacggtgaaacagagagcTCTATTGGTGTCTATCTGTGCAAGGTATCATGCAGAGAAGCATTTCAAATTCTTGAATTTGTAAACACTTATTGTAATTACTTATGTGTATCTATAGGCTTTGAAATATTAATCATGTTAATAATTTGGGCACTTTATTTTACAGCACAGAAATACCCAGATATTTACTTCGAAATGACTTGGTAAAGTGGTATTTACACATAACATCTTTGAGATTCAGAATTACAGGGTACCAGGAAGTTCAGTTAAATAAAGTAAGTACTAGGGTACCCAAACAAAGTACCACTGCTACCACAGTTTGTACATAGATACTAATATACATTATTGGTCACACTTTACAATAAGGTACCGATAAGACAGTTATAGGGGGCGGGGGTAACTGACCAATCTTTTTATTTTGCAGTTGTAAAATACTTTACTTGCAATAACTACTCTATAATAAACTACTATTATTAACCCCTACAGACCCTTTATAAACCCTTTATATAGGGTTCTTTAAAATAAGTGttatcaaacatatttttttttagagGAATTAATAAATGAATGGATTGTTGTTGACATTTCTTAAACGTTGTAAAGATGACTCCAGTATCATGGTTATTAACCACAAAGGTTAGTTAAGTAACAACTCACTTTTGATTATTCACCGGTTAGGAATGTCGGCGCTAAAGATAAGTATTACATAGTTTAACCTCACAGGTTAACCACAGACTTCCACTCTTAAGGGAGCATGTGATTTCTGCTATTTTGTCTTAAATCAAATGAGCTTACAATATAAAATCGAGGCATATATTAACCAATATTTAATAAGAAAGGCATATTTCAAATAAGCTTACAAAACGTATGAAAGTATTGGGTGATGTATGGAGAAGTTTCAATGTCAAAGCCGTTACTATCTGTTGTAAACTCTCAAAAGGCTTTATGTTACTTTGTTTGAGGAACGGCCTTTCTAAATGTGAACGTGACCTCTGTGGACTCAGTAGGCCTCTATAGCATGTTGCTGGGTCAGGGGTTTGAACAATGGAGCTAGGGATTCTTTACGTTCGGTCAGGTATAAAAGAAAGGGTTAAACCAGGTAGGAAGTCAGTTCAGGAGCAGCAACCAGCAGCACAGTGAGCAAACATGTCCAACACCAGAATGAACATGGGCAAGGTAAGCACTAGAAAGGTCTCTTACAGTTGTATACATTTAATTGTCATAGATCTTTATACAAAAGGGCTCTAGTACCCCAAACTACAACATCATAGTTTTACTTATCCCAATAACCTGGATACCGGTGTGACTGAGTAGCATCCcacatttctctaaaatgtttgtTTCATGCAATTGTTTAATTCATTGAAATTATTCAATTTGTATTTTTAGATCGTCTTCTACGAGGACAAGAACTTCCAGGGTCGTTCCTATGAGTGCAGCAGCGACTGCACTGACATGACCTCCTACCTGAGCAGGTGCCAATCCTGCAGGGTTGAGAATGGCTGCTTCATGGTCTACGACCGCAACAACTACATGGGAAACCAGTACTTCATAAGGAGGGGCGACTACCCCGACTACATGCGCAACTTTGGAATGAGTGATTGCATCAAGTCCTGTCACATGATCCCCATGGTAGTTTGAAAATATTTCAGCTTAAAATAGTCATATCTTTTCACTTGAAAGTAAAACATATTTGAATGGTTATACTCTCATATTAAACAGTTGTATATATAATTGATCTGATCAGTGAAACCTGTACTCTTATCCTAACAGCACAGAGGAAACTACAGGATGAGGATCTACGAGAGAGAGAACTTTGGAGGTCAGATGCACGAGATGATGGACGACTGTGACTCCATCATGGATCGCTACCGCATGTCCGACTGCCAGTCCTGCAACGTGATGGAAGGCCACTGGCTGATGTACGAGCAGAACCACTTCAGAGGCAGGATGAGGTACATGAGGCCTGGAGAGTGCAAGAACTTCAGCAGCGGCATGGGAATGGGAGGCATGAGAGGTATGAGGTTCATGAGCATGAGGCGTATCATGGACTCCTGGTACTAAATATTGCTTGATGTAACGTTAGCAAGAAAAGCCATTGAATAAAATGATTCACAAACCTATTTAATGTGTGTCTTTTTATGTGTGACAAAAAAATGAACCATCTGATTTCTTGTTCACACACCTGCACCACTTGCCATATAGCTGAGACCAATTATGCTAACATGAACAATATCTAGTGGTTCATTGATAATATGATATGTCTAGCTGAACTTAAAATACTTTtgagtaacactttatttgactTCATCATAACACATTTATAACTTTTGTTCTAGAAATATACATACACAAGATTTTTATCATCAAATCAGGATTTTACCATGAACATGAAAGGCCACATGGCTGGCCCCTCTTTGAGAAACAAAAAGCCCTGAAAATGTTTGtctggcaatgatcaacaaccaagttGATAGAGCTCGAAGATTTTGGAAAATaacaatgggcaaatgttgcacaattcaggtgtggaaagctcttcgaGACTTCTcgagaaagactcacagctgtaatcgctgctaaaaggtgcttctacaaagtattgaaaaatttgatatttctaaaaacatgttttcactttgtcattaaggggtattgtgtgtagatgggtgtagatttatttaatccattttgaattcagactgtaacacaacaaattgtggaataagtcaagagatatgaatactttctgaaggcactgtaaatccaTAATTTATAAGCTCACTACATATCATACATAATTTAAAAGCCCATTTTATTTTGAATATGACAAACTTGATTATATGTAGTAACTTACTTAGAAGATATTGTGTCTAAATAGGCCTTCGGCGATTGGTAGGCTAAATTCATTGTACTTTCTTTATCTGCCATTTCCCgaaagtcagactcttcccacacgcCAACTAATTTTTCTCAACTTCTTAAGCATCTGCAATTCACCACGTTCTCTCCAGACTTGTATAGAGGGAATTGTTGATATGTTGTCAAGTTTTTTATTCTAGATAACATTTTCTATGGAAATATGCACCAAAAACGCTTATGTCTATAGTATTTTACAGATAGAAAGAtacattcaaaaggcactcgcacatctaagctatcttttttgcaggtgTTGGATAAGAAAAGACAAAAGAAGAAGATAGAAAGTAGATATGAAAAAAAGTATATATCCACAATCTGCTCAATACAAGACCGGTCATGGAGTGTCTTAACAAAATGAAACCCCAAAATTTTGACTGACTTCATCCAGTGTCCAGGAACATTTATTTGTGGTAAATGTAAATATGTGCATATTTTATGAGATATCGCCTCATTTGCATATTTTAATGCAATATTTCCAAAAAGTTCTCgtacacatttttttaaatatattggtGTCTATATTTAACTGGTAAAAGTTCATTGTGATATGGGGAAAAATGACCCTATTAGGGTGTGGTGCTTCTTGCaattttaaatgcactttaaataaagttttattTGATTCATAGACTCAGGGAAAATAAATTAATTATGGTTTTGACATACTTAGCGAATCATCATTCTCCCAAAGGTACTATTTTCTAACCCAGTTAAAAACCCTTTAAAAAATGAATTTGTTGTGGCAAACTTCCCATAAGTTTGTGGCAAATTTGGTGCGAACCAAATAATGTGCCACAAAATGTTGCCAGAGGTTTGCAAATGTTTGCCACTAGTGGTGAATCTGCGGCAAACCTATGGCAACAATCATATTCATTGCCACTAGTGTCAAAAAGTTTCCCAGAGGTTTTTTTCATATAATtctatcaaattgtatttgaatcTGTGGAAAACCTGTGGCAATAATATTTATTGCCACTAGTGTCGAACAATTTACCAGAAAACGTTTCTGGTGAACACGAGTTCCAAGACCAGTAACCGTTGATGACCAATCAGGTGGATTAGAAAGATTTGTTAGAAAATGGAAAccaagctatctagctagctaccaaccAAAGTTGTCCGGTTGTTTCTAACTTATTAAACTTCCTAATACACTTTCAAATTGTTAGCTATGTCATGTTTTATGGGATAGAGTGAAACACATTTAGTTGATAACAGTTTCATTCTGTCAGTGCCACTGACTGGCTAgcgcctagatagctagctaacattagctatcatATTTTTGCACATATTTTtgatagttaactagctagctaatgattTGAATAAACACATTTTTTGGTGAATACGTTGCTCTATTTTAATACCAATATGTATGTCAATAAGCTAGTGTCACTGTTCAGTAGCATGTTAGCTAGCACAACAGCTAAGATAGCAACAATATGAGCTGACTTGACATCAAAGCAAAACGTCACTTTTGCAGATAGATACCTTTCCCCTACCTGTGGTGTTGGAAGAGGCTGTATTGGGAGGGGGATGCATCAATACCCTCGTAACACTTTTTTGAGTGATAAATAAGTGCATCGTCTTTAAGATTGATATGGTAAGTAAATGCATGTATTATTCTCATAAATGTAGCCCATACATTCATTCTTTGTAACAATTAGATCTTTCGTTGCTTTAAACTAGTAGCTAACTCATCTTCATCATGTGTTGTTCGTTCTCTCTTTCCTTCAATCAAACTGAGGACAGAGAAATATGTGTGCATCAGGTCAAGGTTTCTTGCATGCATGGCTTTGAGATGTAAGTTAGCAATAATTATTTTTGGAAAAATAATATGAATTGCCATTTTAGGCATAATTAAaaattgtacagtgcattcggaaagtattcagaacccttgactttttccactttgttatgtaacagccttattctaaaatgtattccattttttttctccccgtcatcaatccacacacaataccccataatgacaaagcaaaaacatttttggggacatttttgcaaatgtattaaaaataaaaacagcaatatcacatttacataagtatttagatccttactcagtactttgttgaatcacctttggcagcgattacagcctcgagtcttcttgggtatgacattacatgcttggcacacctgtaattggggagtttctcc encodes:
- the LOC120060575 gene encoding gamma-crystallin M2-like, whose translation is MSNTRMNMGKIVFYEDKNFQGRSYECSSDCTDMTSYLSRCQSCRVENGCFMVYDRNNYMGNQYFIRRGDYPDYMRNFGMSDCIKSCHMIPMHRGNYRMRIYERENFGGQMHEMMDDCDSIMDRYRMSDCQSCNVMEGHWLMYEQNHFRGRMRYMRPGECKNFSSGMGMGGMRGMRFMSMRRIMDSWY